In the Quercus lobata isolate SW786 chromosome 5, ValleyOak3.0 Primary Assembly, whole genome shotgun sequence genome, one interval contains:
- the LOC115989931 gene encoding uncharacterized protein LOC115989931, with translation MRNLGHVGVALKNKNSRSKQTNVHTGGSKNFASYAEEMVTTLGHPVERADVYVKLHLHKDGTPVNTVAEGNIEKINELLSESSNRVQSSDLTGSIAWAPDDVYAQVFGNEHNGRVRGVGFGPTPSMHPAKSTLAIAQVRSQERDAEVTQLKNQVASLTEKVNRYENLEEQMTQLMQLVQNQQNHSSEASRGGFGLDHQSPTPYRSQISSHQETSI, from the exons ATGCGAAACTTAGGACATGTTGGTGTTGCTTTGAAAAACAAGAACAGTCGTTCTAAGCAAACAAATGTGCATACTGGTGGTTCAAAAAACTTTGCTTCATATGCAGAAGAAATG GTAACAACGCTTGGGCATCCTGTAGAGCGTGCGGATGTATATGTAAAACTCCATCTTCATAAAGATGGTACTCCAGTTAACACCGTAGCAGAAGGCAACATT GAAAAAATCAACGAACTGTTGAGTGAGTCCTCAAATCGTGTGCAATCATCTGACCTTACTGGTAGTATTGCATGGGCACCAGATGATGTATATGCTCAAGTGTTTGGTAATGAGCACAATGGTCGTGTTCGAGGTGTGGGATTTGGCCCAACTCCAAGTATGCATCCTGCCAAGAGCACTCTTGCAATTGCTCAAGTAAGAAGCCAAGAAAGGGATGCTGAAGTGACTCAGTTGAAGAATCAAGTGGCTTCTTTGACAGAGAAAGTGAATCGTTATGAAAACTTGGAGGAGCAAATGACCCAATTGATGCAACTAGTGCAAAATCAGCAAAATCATTCTTCGGAAGCTAGTCGg GGTGGTTTCGGTTTAGATCATCAATCTCCAACTCCTTACAGGTCACAGATTTCATCCCATCAAGAAACTAGCATATAG